A stretch of the Glycine soja cultivar W05 chromosome 13, ASM419377v2, whole genome shotgun sequence genome encodes the following:
- the LOC114381542 gene encoding uncharacterized protein LOC114381542: MDLKEDCTYMMHNFRVSMNDGQFRVCDHPYKLTFIGVMVVRQCELDELPFKNYRFADFSDVIAGQLQSDLLVDIIGVVDEVVFRHISPRSKRVVFKLMNLSNQLLSCTLWDDYYLQFLEYLDQHETERPIIVMLTNARIKEGQGSYPCSISNSLKASKLTINEAVAPIEDFNQKLSELGIEIHSVLTRRSQWSSQASGSAQLSSRETFISKSEAKTISEINNLCEEFVYVTVGTITRIFMDNHSWCYAACIQCHKKTNVYTEPYRVEVMINYKDESTKFLLWDRECTEFIGQSADEVNTLKVEDGDLDLNASPKALDKLLGHLLAFKIKIQPQYKNSAILKCSTDLTLINDVLDMLPDAETCSKIKVRTPFDSNDPVHDESQSISITTNHDPLIELPLTPTKRQPFHECDDEARSSQISPAQLSSNKLAKHDQIE, translated from the exons ATGGATTTGAAGGAAGACTGTACTTATATGATGCACAATTTTAGAGTCAGCATGAATGATGGACAATTTAGAGTTTGTGATCATCCATATAAATTGACATTTATTGGAGTTATGGTTGTCAGACAATGTGAATTGGATGAGCTTCCTTTTAAAAACTATAGATTTGCAGATTTTTCAGATGTCATTGCTGGCCAATTACAGTCTGACCTATTAGTAG ACATCATTGGTGTGGTTGACGAGGTTGTCTTTCGTCATATTTCACCCAGAAGTAAAAGAGTTGTTTTTAAGCTTATGAATCTGAG taaccaattgttgtcttgcaCTCTATGGGATGATTACTATCTCCAATTTTTGGAATATTTGGATCAGCATGAGACTGAAAGGCCTATTATTGTGATGTTGACCAATGCCAGAATTAAAGAGGGTCAGG GATCCTATCCATGCTCAATTAGCAATTCTTTGAAGGCTTCTAAATTGACTATTAATGAGGCAGTGGCACCAATTGAAGATTTCAATCAAAA GCTTTCAGAATTGGGCATTGAGATCCACTCAGTTTTGACACGTCGTTCGCAGTGGAGTTCACAGGCTTCAGGTTCTGCTCAATTATCATCAAGGGAAACATTCATTTCCAAGTCAGAGGCAAAGACCATTTCTGAGATAAACAACCTTTGTGAA GAGTTTGTTTATGTTACTGTTGGTACAATCACGAGGATTTTTATGGACAATCATTCATGGTGTTATGCAGCTTGCATTCAGTGCCATAAGAAAACAAATGTCTATACAGAACC ATATAGAGTTGAGGTGATGATCAATTATAAAGATGAAAGCACAAAATTCCTCTTGTGGGATCGTGAATGCACCGAATTTATTGGGCAGTCAGCTGATGAAGTCAATACCCTCAAAGTAGAA GATGGTGATCTGGATTTAAATGCCTCCCCAAAAGCACTTGATAAACTACTGGGTCATCTGCTCgccttcaaaatcaaaatccagCCACAGTATAAAAATTCTGCTATTTTGAAATGCTCAACTGACTTAACTTTAATTAatgatgttctggacatgttgCCTGATGCTGAG ACATGTTCAAAGATTAAAGTTAGAACACCGTTTGATTCCAATGATCCTGTGCACGATGAATCT CAATCCATTTCTATAACAACAAACCATGATCCACTTATTGAACTTCCCTTGACACCAACAAAACGACAGCCATTTCATGAATGTGATGATGAAGCAAGAAGCTCCCAGATTTCACCAGCTCAGCTATCGTCCAACAAATTAGCAAAACATGACCAGATTGAATAG